The Leptidea sinapis chromosome 6, ilLepSina1.1, whole genome shotgun sequence genome segment taaatgatttaaaattttccGATAGTCAGTTTGATTATTATGTATGGTCTGAAGTAGTTTCTGTAAATAGAAAGGTAAAAATAATGGTTGAGCCGAAGAAGCAAGCAACACTTCAGAATTATTTGTCGACAGTTGGACTTGAAGGTGAAATGATCATAGAAGACGTACAGAGGCAAGTGCAAGTGATGGATTTATATGTTGGATTAAatccaaatataataaatataatatttcataaataaataaaaaaatataacatttaaaaatatttaaaaaaatcctccCTTTTTAATGTTTAGTCATCGatattaactaatatttaaaaaatcctcTTAGAGgttaaacataattaatttcgtatatttttagtttgattGATCAACAAATGCAGAGGCCAGCAATGTTAAGTAACTCATCTGAATATAATTGGCAATATTATCAAAGTATGGAAGAGATTGCTGAATGGATGGAAAAAATAGCCTCACAATATTCAGATGTTGCTACAATAGTAACAGCGGGGAGTAGTAATCAAGGTCATGTTATTAAAGGAATTAAAATAGATTTCAAAAAGAAGGAGAATCCTGTAATAGGAATGATAGAATCAGGGCTACATGCCAGAGAATGGATCACACCAGCAACTGCTACCTGGATGATAAATGAATTCTTAACAAGCTCAAATACAGAAATACGAAATCTTGCTGAGAATGTTGTTTGGCATATTTTTCCAGTTTTAAACCCAGATGGCTATAAATATACGTTCACAGATGTAAGCCTATTTGATATGatctatattaattaaatattacatatagatcaacataatattacagtattttttattttaggacaGGATGTGGCGAAAGAATCGTAATACCAAAAACCATGTTAGTTGTAGTCAATATAACCTTTCTGATGATATGAGTAATGGCGTTGATCTTAACAGAAATTTTGGTTTTCTGTGGATGGGTAGGTTTTTggacttatatattttatcacagTCTTTGAAGCGAAGTAAAATTAGCCGgcaatataaattatactaatCGCAGAGCGTTCTGaattagtttataatttatcagataattatataaattgacccAGAACTAGAGTATATCAATGCTTCAATGTGATATCTAATCGTTGATGTaatttatatgaagaatataattttagtattattacTACCAAATTAGTTTTTATAGCTTAGTAAATGTTGTACAAATTTTTCTTTGCATAGTAAACggtattttatgttttagtaatTGGAGCATCTCAAAATCCATGCGCGCAAACATACGCTGGACCTGCAGCATTTTCTGAGCCGGAAGCTAGAGCAATCGCTAATTATGTATTGGGATTACAAAAAGAAGGCAACCTAGTTTATTACTTGGCACTTCATTCATATTCACAAATGATTTTGGTGCCATATAGTCATCTCGGGGGTGAAGACGTCTTACAATTACCCAATTATGGTGATTTGGTAAGACAATTTTGCAGTAAGGTTTGTTGTCAGTATATTAATTCTTGATGAACTCtagaataaattaacatcactTTCAGTATGAGATGTCAATAAGGGGGGCCGCTAAACTTAAAGAACGCCATAATACGACGTACACCGTTGGAACATCTTTAGATATTTTGTGTAAGTTCAAattagaaaatttttttttcgctGTCGTAATATAAAACAAACTATCAGATATTTGATTTTTCAGATCCAGTTACGGGTTCTGGTTTTGATTGGGTTAAAGGTGAAGCAAATGTTCCTATTGTATTACTTTACGAACTTCGTGACGTGGGACAATATGGTTTCCTTTTACCTGCGCATGAGATTATTCCAAATAACGAAGAATTCATGGACTCACTGGTTGAAATCGATAGAGTTGCAAGAacacttaattattatcaaagctCCGCAAATGTGTTTAGTATAAGTAGTTTATTGATAACGTTAACTATTTTGTCTATgatagtttattaaataataacattgttGTCTGTTACAAGCTACGTGCGTATTGATCTATATCCTCCTTAGAAATTACCCCTTATCatattttatgcctttattgggttattttaatagtaatcgCTTTTTATTACAAGCGctattaaatcaattattgatTATCCTACAAGTTGTATGTTCATACATTATACAGTACTCTACAGTTCGTCTTTTTACCAACATAAAAATGACATATGATTTactaaacaattataaatttcttaaaatatcatttaccATTTTGTGTTTAACTCACATTTGTATTGCCGTAAAAACTTACGAGAGTTATAAAGTGTACAGTGTTATACCAGTCAATGAAGTACATTTGCAAATTTTGACTGATTTACGTAAAGAAGGTTTTGAGTTCTGGACTGACATAGTCACAAAGGAAAAAGATGTGAGGATCATGGTATCACCGGCTCAAGATTATGAATTTTTGGATTACATGAAAAATGTCGGCTTAAATCCAGTTTTATCCATACCAAACGTACAAAGgtaagaattaataatattaattttaaaaataatctataattaatataattttaaaatttaactgtACTAATTCTAGTTAAATTACAGTTTAATTAATGATCAACTTAATCCAGCAACTAACATAGATCGAAGCAGTAGTCTTGGTTCATTCAGTTGGGATAAATACCAAAACTTAGATCAAATTCATTCGTGGCTTGATGAACTAGAAACCTCATATCCAGGAATTGTATCAACGGTAACTATTGGCAATTCTAATGAAAACAGACCAATAAAAGGAGTTATTATAGATTTTAAGAGTGGAGAAAGAGGAGAAAGTCCTGTGATTGGGATGATCGAGGGTGGAATTCACGCTAGAGAATGGATCTCTCCTGCAACTGTGACTTGgattataaaagaatttataACAAGTGACAATCCGGACGTAAGGTTTATGGCTGAAGCCTTTGTTTGGCATATATTTCCTGTTGTAAATCCAGATGGCTATGTGTATACTTTTACTGATGTAAGTTAGTTCGTTCATGcttagaaaatattttgataacgATAATAATCTTAATGATAAGTACAgatgaaaaataaaagttattaagcATAATATCAAACAGATGTGTTCACTGCATTTATATGATACTTTGAATGATAATCTATGACTTTACTGTAGACTTATGAtatctaaaaattatattaataattgttttaactttttaaattttgcaagCAATGCTgcataaacaatattaaattctGACCAAAATTAGTACTTAAGTGGAGTTTGATAAAAAACCTaccaacatattttatttataggatCGAATGTGGAggaaaaatcgtaactatctcTATACCACTAATTGCAGTTCTGATAATGATTTGAGTAATGGTATAGACCTCAACAGAAACTTTGATTACCAATGGATGAGTAAGTTAATCCTAAATTATACTCCAAACAAAGCTAAGTGGTATGCTAATTAAAAAGCGCAAAGTATCCTTGAAAATATTGTGTGGGTGTCGGGTGCTACAATGGTGGTGGTAAACTCTGAGCAGAAGCCAAGACTTGGGACTCGAGTGCAGTTTAAAACCCCCTCCCCATTATGATATGCATCAGCCTACATCTTCACTGCCTTGCCTTGCCAAATATAATAAGAAAGATCTAAGAATAAATCTTATTGCAGCATTCGAAAAGCCAAGACTTATTAGTAAATTTTGGGGTTTAGAGTGGGTTTTTCTTATGTTACTCGCTCCCTTTTCTACAGCATATACATATGCTATGTAAATATTTCTGTATGGTCAATTAAATAGTTatgtaaatgatttatttgcctatactgtaaatatttattttgtatactatattgtattaatcTTATGTTGGTATGTACTATTTCTAGCTGTCGGTGCATCTTCAAATCCCTGTGATCAGACATTTGCTGGACCTTCTCCTGCATCAGAACCAGAAACGCAAGCCATATCCGCTCACGTAGAACGACTTAAGCAAGCTGGCGACCTTATCTATTACATCGCATTCCATTCCTACTCCCAGATGATTCTCATTCCATATAGTCACTTAGGAGGCGTTGATGTATTACAGGTCGAAAATTATGGAGATTTGGTGAGAATTTAGTAAACTGAATACTTAGCAACCAAAGAAGAGTTAATTTAGTTGAGTGCTTTTTctaatgaaaattagggacgagatgagcaggacgttcagctgataataattgTTACGCGCTATCGATTACATTGCAGTGctgctaaggattcttgaaaaacccaaaaattctgagtggcactacaatttcgctcaacacgttgagacataagatgttaagtctcatttgcccagtaatctcactagctacgacacccttcagatcgaaacacagtaaatgtttacatattactgcttcactgcagaaatgggcatcgttgtggtacccataatctagcctgctttctgtgcaaaggagcctcccattcgtatatttattttattttattactgtacGTGTGGAAAAAACACGTTTACGATGACACGCTTGCATATTGCTTCTACTAGAGTTGTAAACAGTTAAATAtaaagatgcgcgcgcacaccgacatcTAAATGCGACACTCTAacgttagttggtcaactagaccatttgtatcatacttcagctaccatatAAGCCTCTTTCAACACATTATGTCTACTAAACCACAACCTATGgacgagaaataaataaattttccttacattcattatcatcatcataatcatcagccggaagacgtccactgcaggacaaaggcctcccccaaagatttccacgacggtaagtcctacgctgccctcatccaacgtattccggcgatcttgaccagatcgtcggtccatcttgttccttaaattacaataagtttttcaaataaaatttgaaaaacaaaattttatgaacgatgcgggactcgaacccacgacctccggcgttccgtgccggtgctctaaccaacttcgctaaccgttcgagttccgcctagttataaaattctgtttgctttgttcaactctcaggttgtggcttcatctacaggatatactttacagttgataacctgctcaaccccaatatttgcatattaggaaattgacttgagatgtcggtcttgtaaatctaaacaattcaaatctaaaaaaaaatgtttttcaaattttatttgtgtattaatcctagaaattagggctatcactttaaaaacataacatattggtTACAAGTTATAAGCTTATTATTTAGTTTCAAAATTATACTTTCAATTACATTAGcaatctttaaataaaaaaacgtgaCATTCGAATAAGGATGTCCAGAAATAAAAGTAAGTTTATATATGTTATAGTCTATTTAGATCGTAACACTtaaggaattaattttaaattagataaccttatgtaagtttataagatttagtttttataccaCGTTACTTTTAGCTTCTCACCAGTAAaaagttttgcttttattttatatcaaaatatttttagtgacgtCTCAAAATGGCCCAACGaaagaccagcgctggttttcaaaccagcaacatgctgagttgggacaattttttttgaatcgtatataaataatataaatgtatcagtctttttgtttttttcttgtttatcaatcttaagtttatatttattttttaagttatgtcTTTGTATAAAactacttacttaaaaaaaaatttttctttcttacTTTCTATTTGAACCAACAATTGTATGGTTTATATTTTTTGCACAGTTTGAGATAGCAACTCGAGGCCTGGATAAGCTCACAGAGAAGcataatactgcatatacaaCTGGGACATCACTAGATATTCTTTGTAAGTATTTACAGTAGGCCAACGAAAATAGCTTATGTTTAaggtgacactaaatgccagcgaccttaagcgatatgagttcacggctgccggcccgccatctatgtaacaaagccaatattttcaaaattcttgcgtggaaatcagtttatatgcttacaatcctcgttattcactactaatctgaataaatgaacctacacaaaaaagtacaagctataagaataacttttatgagagcagtaccaaaaaaatgcgtcacgccatgccaaaaaacttgtttaacttcagagaaaagtggtagttcaaaaaggctcggcagtgttaactataaccaacagcaagcattagcaacctacaaataagacttaaggatatgtgtaacaggattaaatagtgttcatagctcgaaatgctatactttcaccacaaaacttgtctaaaaacaccatgtttgcgtgttttctgcttactcttcgccttaacatgGTGACGTATTTGAAGACGATCTGACTCTCAGCTTGTGAAGGATCATCGTATGAAGCTACAAAATGACAAAACTAATTACATTCTGCTGTCTTTACTTCTCTTGTCATTATCAAGCCCATTGGATTTCCACCTTACACGTCTTGATGTGGGCAGTGATGATCACacctcaatataatacaattttgtaatttttagtcATCATGCGTTAGCATGCTTTAACATGGTTCATAATGCTGAATGAATGGttgtctccttccctcaaatatgtgtgaGGGAAACGCTGGATGGTCCACTAGTGAAGGTGCTACTTGTAGTGCCAagcctgttatagttaataaataattgtatttgtttgatgcaattactaattgtgacagtaatcacgaccaacatgttcacgaagcatccctacacaaacaatgaatttatctaatgattgatgcatccaatatacgaaattctatttatacagttaattctttattactttttataaaataattaatattatttaaacacgttgcgttttcttcgaaatttcttgcctcgcacagccactttgtggaatcaattaccggcagcggtcttcccgaacagatacgaattagggaccttcaagaaaaaagcatactcccaccttaaaggccggcaacgcatttcttgacacacctgttgttgcggatgtccatgggcggttgcctcacctctccccatcccgtgagcctcttgcccgtttgccccctctcaaataaaaaaagaaaaaaaaaacacgactcatatattggatgcagcactttacaaactaatttgtaatgtatattacatctctatttgattgaaaagagtggccgttgagtttcttacattatgttcttctcacgagctcaactttttacgaacatatggtaaattcagttatttaaaaaaatatttgtagtgacgatttaaTAGCGCTTAACTTAAGAGTAATTGAATAGAGCAACAGATTGCATGCAGAACACCAGATAGTGATTGGaactattgtata includes the following:
- the LOC126964920 gene encoding zinc carboxypeptidase-like; protein product: MPLLGYFNSNRFLLQALLNQLLIILQVVCSYIIQYSTVRLFTNIKMTYDLLNNYKFLKISFTILCLTHICIAVKTYESYKVYSVIPVNEVHLQILTDLRKEGFEFWTDIVTKEKDVRIMVSPAQDYEFLDYMKNVGLNPVLSIPNVQSLINDQLNPATNIDRSSSLGSFSWDKYQNLDQIHSWLDELETSYPGIVSTVTIGNSNENRPIKGVIIDFKSGERGESPVIGMIEGGIHAREWISPATVTWIIKEFITSDNPDVRFMAEAFVWHIFPVVNPDGYVYTFTDDRMWRKNRNYLYTTNCSSDNDLSNGIDLNRNFDYQWMTVGASSNPCDQTFAGPSPASEPETQAISAHVERLKQAGDLIYYIAFHSYSQMILIPYSHLGGVDVLQVENYGDLFEIATRGLDKLTEKHNTAYTTGTSLDILYAVTGSSFDWVKGLANVPIVYLFELRDVGQYGFLLPTDQIIPNNEEIMACLLEMDKTTRVLGYYSSGSGLSIAFGLIFSIVLLVVVL
- the LOC126964923 gene encoding zinc carboxypeptidase-like encodes the protein MEPIIILITILSITASAEYVSYKDYKVIEVLPKSEKDVKVLNDLKFSDSQFDYYVWSEVVSVNRKVKIMVEPKKQATLQNYLSTVGLEGEMIIEDVQSLIDQQMQRPAMLSNSSEYNWQYYQSMEEIAEWMEKIASQYSDVATIVTAGSSNQGHVIKGIKIDFKKKENPVIGMIESGLHAREWITPATATWMINEFLTSSNTEIRNLAENVVWHIFPVLNPDGYKYTFTDDRMWRKNRNTKNHVSCSQYNLSDDMSNGVDLNRNFGFLWMVIGASQNPCAQTYAGPAAFSEPEARAIANYVLGLQKEGNLVYYLALHSYSQMILVPYSHLGGEDVLQLPNYGDLYEMSIRGAAKLKERHNTTYTVGTSLDILYPVTGSGFDWVKGEANVPIVLLYELRDVGQYGFLLPAHEIIPNNEEFMDSLVEIDRVARTLNYYQSSANVFSISSLLITLTILSMIVY